Proteins from a genomic interval of Bacteroidales bacterium:
- a CDS encoding T9SS type A sorting domain-containing protein, with translation GSFYLNPDSNPTIINSILYGSSKPEIYLGGGVPSITYSLVDAASSESYFGLGCMDENPYFATGSNYKLSNNSCSYSDGNTVISPAIDAGHPDSLDLVLDCYQGLGTERADMGYYGGGLSTVHVGTENLESQILDGYGLSQNFPNPFSTKTTIEFSLPRKERVSLKVYNILGEQVAELINKEMPAGEHRVQFDPASVVGKTSSGFYFYQIQLGDFVETKTMILKK, from the coding sequence GGATCATTTTATTTAAATCCGGATTCCAATCCAACCATTATCAACAGCATACTTTATGGAAGCAGTAAGCCGGAGATTTATTTAGGTGGAGGAGTGCCAAGTATTACATATTCTCTTGTTGATGCAGCATCTTCCGAGTCTTATTTTGGACTAGGCTGTATGGATGAGAATCCTTATTTTGCAACAGGATCAAATTACAAACTTTCAAACAATAGCTGTTCTTACAGCGATGGAAACACCGTGATTTCTCCAGCTATTGATGCTGGCCATCCTGATTCTTTAGATCTGGTTCTTGATTGTTATCAAGGATTGGGTACAGAACGTGCAGATATGGGTTATTATGGCGGTGGATTATCAACTGTTCACGTTGGAACGGAAAATCTTGAGTCTCAAATTTTAGATGGCTATGGTTTGTCTCAAAATTTCCCTAATCCATTCAGCACGAAAACAACTATTGAGTTTAGTTTGCCTAGAAAAGAAAGAGTAAGCTTAAAAGTGTATAATATTCTTGGGGAGCAAGTAGCCGAATTGATTAATAAAGAAATGCCAGCAGGTGAGCATAGGGTTCAGTTTGATCCTGCTTCTGTGGTTGGGAAAACATCCTCTGGCTTCTATTTTTATCAAATACAATTGGGCGATTTTGTAGAAACAAAGACAATGATTCTGAAAAAGTAG